A region of Desulfolithobacter dissulfuricans DNA encodes the following proteins:
- a CDS encoding SET domain-containing protein-lysine N-methyltransferase translates to MKDGFELRKSSGKGEGIFATKLFKIGDIVMVGVIKESLNGNHSHASQIGVNEYVLHAGLIIKVNHSCDPNCGISVNKTGAHDFVTMKDIIVNEEITFDYAMRNYIVDYFPKKCMCGSKRCRGRITGWKDLPDKKKKEYEGFVAPYLLELDAKHSCEKV, encoded by the coding sequence ATGAAAGACGGGTTTGAGTTAAGGAAGTCTTCCGGAAAGGGAGAAGGTATTTTCGCCACCAAATTATTTAAGATTGGCGACATAGTAATGGTTGGAGTAATTAAAGAATCACTGAATGGAAATCACTCTCATGCTTCACAGATAGGCGTAAATGAGTATGTACTTCACGCAGGGCTGATAATTAAGGTTAATCATTCCTGTGACCCCAATTGTGGTATTAGTGTAAATAAAACTGGTGCACATGATTTTGTCACAATGAAGGACATCATTGTTAACGAAGAAATAACTTTCGATTATGCCATGAGAAATTATATTGTTGACTATTTTCCGAAGAAATGCATGTGTGGCTCTAAGCGATGTCGCGGTAGAATTACAGGATGGAAAGATTTACCAGACAAAAAAAAGAAAGAGTATGAAGGCTTTGTGGCTCCTTACCTACTTGAGTTGGATGCCAAGCATTCATGCGAGAAAGTGTAG
- a CDS encoding transposase produces MKKHLSGIISYFKHRITNATAEGINSRIATLQKTACGFRNKVRLRTAILFHLGGLELYPDTH; encoded by the coding sequence CTGAAGAAACATCTATCTGGAATCATAAGTTATTTTAAACATCGCATTACCAATGCCACCGCAGAGGGAATCAATTCCAGGATTGCAACTCTGCAAAAAACAGCCTGTGGCTTTCGGAACAAAGTCCGCTTGAGGACCGCCATTCTCTTTCACCTTGGTGGCCTCGAGCTGTACCCGGATACCCACTGA
- a CDS encoding HDIG domain-containing metalloprotein codes for MAVPSLTQCYQLMERYRMLPNIRRHSIVVARVAELLVDTLPPKLELPDRNRVVAGALLHDIAKTPCLDNGCEHALLGAVLCEEHGFHEIAPCVAEHVLLKHHEPQRYARGHFLAREIVYYADKRVRHDQVVSLEERLDYIIKHYGNNDPLRHRLIRENFQKCIDLEQHLFQWLDFPPEAVPEIIACGKRNLAT; via the coding sequence ATGGCGGTTCCATCCCTGACCCAGTGCTACCAACTCATGGAACGGTACCGGATGCTGCCCAACATCCGGCGCCATTCCATCGTGGTGGCCAGGGTAGCGGAACTGCTGGTGGACACCCTGCCTCCGAAGCTTGAACTTCCGGACAGGAACCGGGTTGTTGCCGGGGCCCTGCTCCACGACATCGCTAAGACCCCCTGCCTGGACAATGGCTGCGAGCATGCCCTGCTGGGGGCCGTTCTCTGCGAGGAACACGGCTTCCACGAAATCGCCCCCTGCGTGGCCGAACACGTCCTGCTCAAACATCACGAGCCCCAGCGATATGCCCGGGGACATTTCCTGGCCCGGGAAATCGTCTACTACGCCGACAAAAGGGTCCGTCACGACCAGGTCGTCAGCCTGGAAGAACGGCTGGACTACATCATCAAACACTATGGAAATAACGATCCCCTCCGCCACCGACTGATCCGGGAAAATTTCCAGAAATGCATCGACCTGGAGCAACACCTCTTCCAGTGGCTCGATTTTCCCCCTGAGGCCGTTCCTGAAATCATTGCCTGCGGCAAAAGGAACCTGGCGACCTGA
- the hemE gene encoding uroporphyrinogen decarboxylase codes for MNDTFLRACRGEKTDYTPVWFMRQAGRYLPEYQKIRKKGTFLDLCKTPELAAEVTLQPIDIFGMDAAILFSDILIPMEAMNLTLEFHEGRGPVFPDPVRDQQAVDNLIVPDPDETMPFVMETIRILRRELKVPLIGFSGAPFTLATYLIEGGSSKVFLETKRMMFQAPELYDALLTKITRCTSLYLQAQARAGAQALQIFDSWAGVLAPCDYERFALPYVQSIIRDLRQTTDVPIIYFANNGSTLLGHTTTAGADVLGLDWRINIGDAIRKVGDHAVQGNLDPIALFLPRDELRQRVHRLLDDARDARGHIFNLGHGILPQTPPEQAKIAVDAVHEYSGKKA; via the coding sequence ATGAACGACACTTTCTTACGCGCCTGCCGGGGAGAGAAAACCGACTACACCCCGGTCTGGTTCATGCGCCAGGCAGGGCGCTATCTCCCCGAATATCAGAAGATCAGGAAAAAGGGAACCTTTCTCGACCTGTGCAAGACCCCGGAGCTGGCCGCCGAAGTTACCCTGCAGCCCATCGACATCTTCGGTATGGATGCGGCGATCCTGTTTTCCGACATCCTGATCCCCATGGAGGCCATGAACCTCACCCTGGAATTCCACGAAGGCCGGGGCCCGGTCTTTCCGGACCCGGTCCGGGATCAGCAGGCGGTGGATAACCTGATCGTCCCGGATCCGGACGAGACCATGCCCTTTGTCATGGAGACCATCCGCATCCTGCGCCGGGAACTCAAGGTGCCGCTGATCGGTTTTTCCGGAGCGCCCTTCACCCTGGCCACCTACCTCATCGAGGGCGGATCCTCCAAGGTCTTCCTGGAGACCAAACGGATGATGTTCCAGGCCCCGGAACTCTACGACGCCCTGCTGACCAAGATCACCCGCTGCACCAGCCTCTATCTCCAGGCCCAGGCCCGGGCCGGGGCCCAGGCCCTGCAGATCTTCGATTCCTGGGCCGGTGTACTGGCACCCTGCGACTATGAGCGGTTCGCCCTGCCCTACGTCCAGTCGATCATCCGCGACCTGCGGCAGACAACCGATGTGCCTATCATCTACTTCGCCAACAACGGTTCGACCCTTCTGGGCCATACCACCACGGCCGGAGCCGATGTTCTGGGCCTGGACTGGCGCATCAACATCGGTGATGCGATCCGCAAGGTGGGCGACCACGCGGTCCAGGGCAACCTGGACCCCATTGCCCTGTTTCTGCCCCGGGACGAGCTGCGCCAGCGGGTTCACCGGCTGCTCGACGATGCCCGCGATGCCCGCGGCCATATATTCAACCTGGGCCACGGCATCCTGCCGCAGACCCCGCCCGAGCAGGCGAAAATCGCCGTGGACGCGGTACACGAGTACTCCGGCAAAAAGGCTTGA
- a CDS encoding universal stress protein, translated as MMEIKRVLIPIDFSDNAEKIVVAGAYVAGTFKAEVHLVFVVQNFDDYSGFFVPPVNLPNLEKELFDSAQERMEAFVRDHEEMIRSRGVPKIVHKVLAGDVAEELLNYAKSMDCDLIVMGTHGYKGLERILFGSIADKVVKNACCPVMTINPYREECEEARKV; from the coding sequence ATGATGGAGATCAAGCGAGTCCTGATTCCGATTGATTTTTCTGACAATGCCGAGAAAATCGTTGTTGCCGGAGCCTACGTGGCCGGTACCTTCAAGGCTGAAGTGCATCTGGTGTTTGTGGTACAGAATTTCGACGATTATTCCGGTTTTTTCGTCCCGCCGGTGAATCTGCCCAACCTGGAGAAGGAACTGTTTGACTCGGCCCAGGAACGCATGGAGGCCTTTGTCCGTGATCATGAGGAGATGATCAGGAGTCGCGGAGTCCCTAAAATCGTCCACAAGGTCCTGGCCGGTGATGTGGCCGAAGAACTGCTCAACTACGCCAAAAGCATGGACTGTGATTTGATCGTCATGGGGACCCATGGCTACAAGGGGCTGGAACGTATCCTGTTTGGTTCTATTGCCGACAAGGTGGTCAAAAACGCCTGCTGCCCTGTCATGACCATCAACCCGTACCGTGAAGAGTGCGAGGAAGCGCGCAAAGTATGA
- the ltrA gene encoding group II intron reverse transcriptase/maturase, whose protein sequence is MVEVWYSLYDRMLSRENLVKAFYKVKSSKGAAGIDGQSIDDFAGSLATNIDHLLTELQDKSYQPLAVRRVEIPKPNGGKRLLGIPAVRDRVVQQALLDILQPIFDRDFHPSSYGYRPGRSCHRAISKATMFIRTYERKWVVDMDLSKCFDTLNHDLILASFRRRVSDGSILGLLEKFLKSGVLTGDGWQASEVGSPQGGVISPLIANVYLDSFDQFMKNRGHRIVRYADDILILCQSKSAAENALNQASRYLEEELLLTVNQEKTHISHSLKGIKFLGVCIHSVMTRIQRGKVRAFKAKVKAMTRRNSPVNLEKVIADLNRLLRGFANYFRIANCKGEFSRLMRWIRRRLRAVQLKLWKKPRRLHRRLRQLGYRGEFKSIKMDSWANAASPLSHYALPNSCLHGEMGLFDLASVQTGISVSV, encoded by the coding sequence ATGGTTGAAGTCTGGTACAGCCTATATGATCGAATGCTGAGCCGGGAGAACCTGGTCAAGGCATTTTACAAGGTGAAATCCTCGAAAGGAGCTGCCGGAATAGACGGCCAGTCCATCGATGATTTTGCCGGATCACTTGCGACCAATATCGATCATCTCCTGACGGAACTGCAGGACAAGAGCTACCAGCCGCTGGCCGTGCGACGGGTGGAGATCCCGAAGCCGAACGGGGGGAAACGGCTACTCGGCATACCTGCAGTCCGTGACCGTGTGGTACAGCAGGCCCTGCTGGATATACTTCAACCAATATTTGACCGCGATTTCCATCCGTCGAGCTACGGCTACCGTCCTGGTCGGAGTTGTCACCGGGCAATCAGCAAAGCCACGATGTTCATCCGGACGTACGAGCGGAAATGGGTAGTGGACATGGATCTGTCGAAATGCTTCGACACGTTGAACCATGACCTGATCCTTGCCTCGTTCCGTCGCCGGGTCAGCGATGGAAGTATTCTTGGTCTGCTGGAGAAGTTTTTGAAAAGCGGTGTTCTGACAGGAGATGGTTGGCAGGCCAGCGAGGTCGGCAGTCCGCAGGGCGGAGTTATCAGCCCGTTGATTGCCAACGTATACCTTGATTCCTTCGATCAGTTTATGAAGAATCGTGGCCACCGCATCGTCCGCTATGCGGACGACATCCTGATCCTGTGCCAGTCAAAGAGCGCAGCCGAAAATGCACTGAACCAGGCCAGTCGTTATCTTGAAGAAGAACTGCTGTTGACCGTCAACCAGGAAAAGACCCATATAAGCCACAGCCTCAAAGGGATTAAATTTCTCGGAGTTTGTATCCACTCCGTGATGACCCGAATACAGCGAGGCAAGGTGAGGGCCTTCAAGGCGAAGGTCAAGGCGATGACCCGGCGTAACTCCCCGGTGAACCTTGAGAAGGTGATAGCCGATCTCAACCGGTTGCTGAGGGGTTTTGCCAACTACTTTCGGATAGCGAACTGCAAGGGAGAGTTTTCTCGGCTGATGAGGTGGATCAGAAGACGGCTGCGTGCTGTTCAGTTGAAGCTGTGGAAAAAGCCGCGCAGGCTACACCGCAGACTGAGACAGCTGGGCTATAGAGGAGAGTTCAAAAGTATCAAGATGGACTCCTGGGCCAATGCAGCAAGTCCACTGAGCCATTATGCCCTTCCCAACAGCTGCCTGCATGGGGAAATGGGGCTCTTTGACCTCGCATCTGTACAGACCGGAATTTCTGTTTCAGTATGA
- a CDS encoding SagB family peptide dehydrogenase — protein MFPYHLQSSHTWESVRSGGGVDWHRQPAVFKYYPARFPAIALKTVPGLHELLLLSGGLSAEKKYPGGSYFLRVNPSAGALYPCELYLQARGVEGLEDGVYHFEPFRERLRLLHRLTDDQGLEAVMADRRRVMGLIFLVTALYYRSSWKYGDRAYRYCLLDSGHMLGCIEAAATVQKRPFQLVCRLERETLGRCFGFGRRELVMAAAVSGRREEDLVAGLEMSLPFEDGTGFFTKNGVIEAAYAASARPVGCRPADGAEVYRFDADRLRRAILARRSIRSFSGQPISREEFAEVSRVVRRPLATDCQVVVHPAMVVHRVEKMQPGIYDEHGCCRSGDFREFTGYLCLEQSLGSDGAVTVFWHSGAGNYLPTMLKAGILGQRIYLVSTALGFGCSGIGAFYDHDVAEFLETDEMILYAMAFGR, from the coding sequence ATGTTTCCCTATCATCTGCAGTCGAGCCATACCTGGGAATCCGTCCGCAGTGGAGGCGGGGTGGACTGGCACCGCCAGCCCGCTGTATTCAAGTATTATCCCGCCCGGTTTCCGGCAATCGCGCTTAAGACTGTTCCTGGCCTGCACGAGCTGCTCCTTCTCAGTGGTGGCCTGAGCGCGGAAAAGAAATATCCCGGCGGTTCATATTTCCTGCGGGTCAATCCTTCGGCCGGAGCCCTGTATCCCTGCGAACTCTACCTGCAGGCCCGCGGCGTTGAAGGGCTGGAAGACGGGGTGTACCATTTCGAACCGTTTCGGGAACGGCTCCGGCTGCTGCACCGCCTCACCGATGACCAGGGCCTGGAAGCGGTCATGGCTGACCGCAGGAGGGTTATGGGGCTTATTTTTCTGGTCACGGCTCTCTACTATCGTTCAAGCTGGAAATACGGTGATCGGGCCTATCGCTACTGCCTGCTGGACAGTGGCCACATGCTCGGCTGTATCGAAGCGGCGGCAACGGTCCAGAAAAGACCCTTTCAGCTGGTCTGCCGGTTGGAGCGCGAGACCCTTGGCCGCTGTTTCGGTTTCGGGCGCCGGGAACTGGTCATGGCTGCGGCTGTGTCCGGCCGCAGGGAGGAAGATCTGGTTGCCGGCCTGGAGATGAGCCTGCCCTTTGAGGATGGGACCGGGTTCTTCACGAAGAACGGGGTGATCGAGGCGGCCTATGCGGCTTCGGCCCGTCCTGTGGGCTGCCGACCGGCAGACGGTGCAGAGGTGTACCGGTTCGATGCGGACCGGCTGCGGCGGGCCATTCTTGCCCGCCGTTCCATCCGCTCCTTTTCCGGCCAGCCCATCAGTCGGGAAGAGTTTGCCGAGGTCAGCCGGGTTGTGCGCCGGCCGCTGGCCACCGATTGTCAGGTGGTGGTGCATCCGGCCATGGTCGTCCACCGGGTCGAGAAAATGCAGCCCGGCATCTATGACGAGCATGGTTGCTGCCGGAGTGGAGATTTCAGGGAATTTACCGGCTATCTCTGCCTGGAACAATCCCTTGGTTCGGATGGGGCGGTGACCGTTTTCTGGCACAGTGGTGCCGGAAACTACCTGCCCACGATGCTCAAGGCCGGGATACTGGGCCAGCGGATCTATCTCGTTTCCACAGCGCTTGGTTTCGGCTGCTCCGGTATCGGTGCCTTTTATGATCATGATGTGGCGGAATTCCTTGAGACAGACGAAATGATCCTGTACGCCATGGCCTTTGGCCGTTGA
- the nadA gene encoding quinolinate synthase NadA, with product MNERDWLENKDKERKLSDNVQFPELPRIEVPEHPVWPELAREEKEALVAKIKEQLRRQNAVLVAHYYTSSDLQELAEETGGCVADSLEMARFGSHQDARTLVVAGVRFMGETAKILNPEKRVLMPDTRATCSLDEACPAESFAEFCDQHPDHTVVVYANTSARVKARSDWVVTSAIALPIVRHLAERGEKIIWAPDKHLGRYIQDQTGAEMILWPGTCVVHEEFKAVALKRILRLHPEAAVLVHPESPAEIIALADVVGSTTALIKAVASMPHREFIVATDKGIFHKMQQVAPDKTLIEAPTLGVGATCQACAECPWMGMNSLQSLLHVLETGEHEIHVDPEIREKAVLPIRRMLDFAEQHKGA from the coding sequence ATGAATGAGAGAGACTGGTTGGAGAATAAGGATAAGGAGAGAAAATTGTCTGACAATGTACAATTCCCCGAGTTGCCGCGAATAGAGGTGCCGGAGCATCCGGTATGGCCGGAACTTGCGCGGGAGGAAAAAGAGGCCCTGGTGGCGAAGATAAAAGAACAGCTCCGCAGGCAGAACGCGGTACTGGTGGCCCATTATTACACCAGCTCCGATCTGCAGGAACTGGCCGAGGAGACCGGCGGCTGTGTGGCGGATTCCCTGGAAATGGCCAGGTTCGGCAGCCATCAGGATGCCCGCACCCTGGTAGTGGCCGGGGTCCGGTTCATGGGGGAAACCGCCAAGATACTCAATCCGGAAAAACGGGTGCTGATGCCCGATACCCGGGCCACCTGCTCCCTGGACGAGGCCTGCCCGGCGGAGTCTTTTGCCGAGTTCTGCGACCAGCACCCTGATCACACCGTGGTGGTCTATGCCAACACCAGCGCCCGGGTCAAGGCCCGCTCCGACTGGGTGGTCACCTCGGCCATCGCCCTCCCCATCGTCCGGCACCTGGCCGAGCGGGGTGAAAAGATCATCTGGGCCCCGGACAAGCATCTTGGCCGCTATATCCAGGATCAGACCGGCGCCGAGATGATCCTCTGGCCTGGAACCTGTGTGGTGCACGAAGAATTCAAGGCCGTGGCCCTGAAGAGAATCCTCCGCCTCCATCCCGAGGCTGCGGTGCTGGTGCACCCGGAATCACCGGCCGAGATCATCGCCCTGGCCGACGTGGTCGGCTCCACCACTGCCCTGATCAAGGCCGTGGCTTCCATGCCGCACCGCGAGTTCATCGTTGCCACGGATAAGGGCATCTTTCACAAGATGCAGCAGGTAGCTCCGGACAAGACTCTCATCGAGGCGCCCACCCTTGGAGTGGGTGCCACCTGTCAGGCCTGTGCCGAGTGTCCCTGGATGGGGATGAACTCATTGCAGAGCCTGCTCCACGTTCTGGAAACCGGGGAACATGAGATCCATGTCGATCCGGAGATACGGGAAAAGGCGGTCCTGCCCATCCGCCGTATGCTTGATTTCGCCGAGCAGCATAAGGGGGCCTGA
- the lon gene encoding endopeptidase La — MEFNDSLSASMDDFGDNTQDLEIPDQLPMMAVRDVVVFNYMIIPLFVGRPGSIEAVNEAMNGNKLLMLVTQKDATKDDPDPEDLYRVGMVSMIMRTLKLPDGRLKVLVQALSKARIRDILQKEPHYRVEIDLIEEPEVEEITVEIEALMRTVREQTEKIMSLRGILSSDLMMIINNIEEPGRLADLVGSNLRLKIAESQQILETVDPVERLRLVADLLHKELEVSTVQAKIQSDAKEEMSRSQREYFLREQLQALKRELGDEDAYSQEIDELRKKIKKKKMPKYAKKEAKKQLARLEMMHPDASEATIIRTYLDWILDLPWSKSSRDRLDLKMAAKVLDEDHYGLDKVKERILEYLAVRKLNKATKGPILCFVGPPGVGKTSLGQAIAKAMNRKFYRLSLGGMRDEAEIRGHRRTYIGALPGRILQGLKNVGTNNPVFMMDEIDKIGADYRGDPSSALLEVLDPEQNSTFSDHYLNLPFDLSRVMFITTANMSDTIPGPLMDRMEVIRLSGYTLEEKMVIAKKYLLPRQIIENGIKPSYIRLDDQTMELIISHYTHEAGVRGLERELGKICRKIARRVAEGGKGPYKISKNTISKYLGPPKFLPEAELDTLAQPGLVVGLAWTEVGGELLHIETSIVPGKGRLTLTGHLGDVMKESAQAALTYCRSRCADLGVKPEYFDKIDIHIHVPAGAIPKDGPSAGITMATALYSAIAGKSVKKGLAMTGEVTLRGRVLPIGGLKEKALAALRAGIKHVIIPEENQKDLVEIPQELRKKITFHPVKNMDQVIEIALGKIKKLRRKRKAAGESRQAAA, encoded by the coding sequence ATGGAATTTAATGATTCGTTATCTGCAAGTATGGATGACTTCGGCGATAACACCCAGGATCTCGAAATCCCTGATCAGCTGCCCATGATGGCGGTTCGGGATGTCGTTGTCTTCAACTACATGATCATCCCTCTCTTTGTCGGTCGCCCCGGATCCATCGAGGCGGTTAACGAGGCCATGAACGGCAACAAGCTGCTCATGCTGGTGACCCAGAAGGATGCGACCAAGGATGATCCGGATCCGGAGGATCTCTACAGGGTGGGCATGGTCTCCATGATCATGCGGACCCTCAAGCTGCCCGATGGCCGGCTCAAGGTGCTGGTCCAGGCCCTGTCCAAGGCCCGTATCCGGGATATCCTGCAGAAGGAGCCCCATTACCGGGTGGAGATCGACCTGATCGAAGAGCCCGAGGTCGAGGAGATCACGGTGGAGATCGAGGCCCTGATGCGCACCGTGCGCGAGCAGACCGAAAAGATCATGTCACTGCGGGGAATCCTCTCCTCGGATCTGATGATGATCATCAACAACATCGAGGAGCCCGGCCGGCTGGCCGATCTGGTCGGTTCCAATCTGCGGCTCAAAATTGCTGAATCCCAGCAGATTCTTGAAACTGTCGATCCTGTTGAGCGGCTGCGCTTGGTGGCGGACCTGCTGCACAAGGAGCTCGAGGTTTCCACCGTCCAGGCCAAGATCCAGTCCGATGCCAAGGAAGAGATGTCCCGCTCCCAGCGGGAATACTTCCTGCGCGAACAGCTCCAGGCCCTCAAGCGGGAACTGGGCGACGAGGATGCCTACTCCCAGGAGATCGACGAGCTGCGCAAGAAGATCAAGAAAAAGAAGATGCCCAAGTATGCCAAGAAAGAGGCGAAGAAGCAGCTTGCGCGGCTGGAGATGATGCATCCCGATGCCTCCGAGGCGACCATCATCCGTACCTACCTGGACTGGATACTCGACCTGCCCTGGAGCAAGTCCTCCCGGGACCGGCTGGACCTCAAGATGGCGGCCAAGGTGCTCGATGAGGATCATTACGGACTGGACAAGGTCAAGGAGCGTATCCTTGAGTACCTGGCGGTGCGTAAACTCAACAAGGCCACCAAGGGGCCGATCCTCTGCTTCGTCGGTCCTCCGGGTGTGGGTAAGACATCGCTTGGCCAGGCCATTGCCAAGGCCATGAACCGCAAGTTTTACCGGCTCTCCCTTGGCGGCATGCGCGACGAGGCGGAAATCCGCGGCCATCGCCGGACCTACATCGGCGCCCTGCCGGGCCGTATTCTGCAGGGACTCAAGAACGTGGGGACCAACAACCCGGTGTTCATGATGGACGAGATCGACAAGATCGGTGCCGATTACCGGGGCGATCCCTCGTCGGCCCTGCTGGAGGTGCTCGATCCGGAGCAGAATTCCACCTTTTCCGATCATTACCTCAACCTGCCCTTTGATCTGTCCAGGGTCATGTTTATTACCACCGCCAATATGAGCGATACCATTCCCGGGCCGCTCATGGACCGCATGGAGGTGATCCGGCTTTCCGGGTATACCCTGGAGGAGAAGATGGTCATCGCCAAGAAGTACCTGCTGCCGCGGCAGATTATCGAAAACGGCATCAAGCCCAGTTACATCCGGCTCGACGACCAGACCATGGAGCTGATCATCAGCCATTACACCCACGAGGCGGGTGTCCGTGGCCTGGAGCGGGAGCTGGGCAAGATCTGCCGCAAGATCGCCCGCAGGGTGGCCGAAGGTGGCAAGGGACCCTACAAGATCTCCAAAAACACCATCAGCAAGTACCTGGGACCGCCGAAATTTCTCCCCGAGGCCGAGCTCGATACCCTGGCCCAGCCGGGCCTGGTGGTCGGACTCGCCTGGACCGAGGTGGGCGGCGAGCTGCTCCACATCGAAACCTCCATTGTCCCGGGCAAGGGCCGTCTGACTCTGACTGGACACTTGGGCGATGTGATGAAGGAGTCGGCCCAGGCGGCGCTGACCTACTGCCGCAGCCGGTGTGCTGATCTCGGCGTCAAACCGGAATATTTCGACAAGATCGACATTCATATCCATGTTCCGGCCGGCGCCATCCCCAAGGATGGTCCGTCCGCCGGCATCACCATGGCCACCGCCCTCTACTCGGCCATTGCCGGCAAGAGCGTGAAAAAGGGTCTGGCCATGACCGGTGAGGTGACCCTGCGCGGCCGGGTTCTGCCCATCGGCGGGCTCAAGGAAAAAGCCCTGGCGGCACTTCGGGCCGGGATCAAGCATGTGATCATTCCCGAGGAGAACCAGAAGGACCTGGTGGAAATTCCACAGGAACTGCGGAAAAAAATTACCTTCCATCCGGTCAAAAATATGGATCAGGTCATCGAGATTGCCTTGGGCAAGATCAAGAAACTGCGCCGCAAGCGCAAGGCAGCGGGAGAATCCAGGCAGGCAGCCGCCTGA
- the mltG gene encoding endolytic transglycosylase MltG encodes MGGRIQSKLLFWIPCALLLICLIIGGWFWRYAVTPAPGEGDVVVHIPRGAGVREIASLLEGQGLVPGDFRFLLLARLTGSAGKLQAGEFRIPYGLTPLEILQLLEEGTQVMHRITIPEGKTVRQVADILAARGWVEREHFLALSRDRKFIASLGLDAASLEGYLFPDTYTLVRGIDDAPTILRRMVVRFQEVWQDILASPVPVDPQSRTLSRHEVVTLASIVEKETAEPTERPLIARVFLNRLQRNMRLQADPTVTYGLDNVRGPITRADLRRKTPYNTYVIPGLPPGPICNPGRAALEAVLHPADGDVLYFVSRNDGTHQFSRTLKEHNRAVRAYRKAKKRGTGTGQTGQMQDKKKSG; translated from the coding sequence ATGGGCGGAAGGATACAGAGCAAACTCCTCTTCTGGATCCCCTGTGCGCTGCTGCTGATTTGCCTGATTATCGGTGGCTGGTTCTGGCGCTATGCGGTAACGCCGGCTCCGGGCGAGGGGGATGTCGTGGTCCATATCCCCAGGGGGGCAGGGGTCCGGGAAATAGCCTCCCTGCTTGAAGGCCAGGGACTGGTCCCGGGAGATTTCCGTTTCCTTCTGCTCGCCCGTCTCACCGGGTCGGCCGGGAAACTCCAGGCCGGAGAGTTCCGCATTCCCTACGGCCTGACACCGCTGGAGATCCTGCAGCTGCTCGAAGAAGGCACCCAGGTCATGCACCGGATCACCATTCCCGAGGGCAAGACCGTGCGCCAGGTGGCCGATATTCTTGCCGCCCGGGGCTGGGTGGAGCGGGAGCATTTTCTGGCCCTGAGCCGGGACCGGAAATTCATAGCCTCCCTGGGCCTGGATGCAGCCAGTCTCGAGGGTTATCTTTTTCCCGACACCTACACCCTGGTGCGCGGCATTGACGACGCGCCAACCATCCTTCGCCGCATGGTCGTCCGTTTCCAGGAGGTCTGGCAGGATATCCTGGCCAGTCCGGTCCCGGTGGATCCGCAGAGCAGAACCCTTTCCCGCCATGAGGTGGTGACCCTGGCCTCCATTGTTGAAAAAGAAACCGCCGAGCCGACCGAGCGGCCTCTCATCGCCCGGGTCTTTCTCAACCGGCTGCAGCGCAACATGCGGCTTCAGGCCGATCCCACGGTTACCTACGGACTCGATAACGTCCGTGGCCCCATCACCCGGGCCGATCTTCGCCGCAAGACCCCATACAACACCTATGTCATACCCGGCTTGCCGCCCGGGCCGATATGTAATCCCGGCCGGGCGGCCCTGGAGGCGGTACTTCATCCGGCTGATGGCGATGTGCTCTATTTTGTCTCCAGGAACGACGGTACCCACCAGTTTTCCAGAACCCTGAAAGAACATAACCGGGCGGTACGGGCCTATCGGAAGGCGAAAAAAAGAGGAACGGGAACCGGGCAGACCGGTCAGATGCAGGACAAAAAAAAGAGCGGGTAG